One region of Nycticebus coucang isolate mNycCou1 chromosome 10, mNycCou1.pri, whole genome shotgun sequence genomic DNA includes:
- the LOC128596637 gene encoding protein S100-A10-like, with amino-acid sequence MPSQMEHATETMMFTFHKFAGDKGYLTKEDLRVLMEKEFPGFLENQKDPLALDKIMKDLDQCRDGKVGFQSFFSLIAGLTIASNDYFVVHMKQKGKK; translated from the coding sequence ATGCCATCTCAGATGGAGCACGCCACAGAAACCATGATGTTCACATTTCACAAATTTGCCGGGGATAAAGgctacttaacaaaggaggaccTCAGAGTGCTCATGGAGAAGGAGTTCCCGggatttttggaaaatcaaaaagaCCCTCTGGCCTTAGACAAAATAATGAAGGACCTGGACCAGTGCCGAGATGGCAAAGTGGGCTTCCAGAGCTTCTTTTCCCTAATTGCGGGCCTCACCATCGCGAGCAACGACTATTTTGTAGTACACAtgaagcagaagggaaagaagtag